Proteins found in one Triticum urartu cultivar G1812 chromosome 4, Tu2.1, whole genome shotgun sequence genomic segment:
- the LOC125551257 gene encoding 3-oxoacyl-[acyl-carrier-protein] synthase II, chloroplastic-like isoform X3 — translation MSAVAPPLRTWIVAACLSATCVADDERKQRNYIGGGLFGTRRHPAARRRGGTRSGVPIAVSFHPERGAVENNKSETKQRRVVVTGMGVVTPLGHEPDEFYNNLLQGLSGISEIEAFDCSSYPTRIAGEIKSFSTDGWVAPKLAKRMDKFMQYLIVAGKKALENGGVTEDIMNELDKSRCGVLIGSGMGGMKVFSDAIEALRVSYRKMNPFCVPFATTNMGSAILAMDLGWMGPNYSISTACATSNFCILSAANHIMRGETDLMLCGGSDAPIIPIGLGGFVACRALSQRNSDPTKASRPWDMDRDGFVMGEGAGVLLLEELEHAKQRGAEIYAEFLGGSFTCDAYHMTEPHPEGKGVILCVENALADAGVTRQDINYVNAHATSTQLGDLKEFQALCRCFGQNPQLRVNSTKSMTGHLLGAAGGIEAVAVIQDVNLLVGSQKERCDVKVALSNSFGFGGHNSSILFAPF, via the exons ATGTCGGCAGTGGCGCCACCGCTGCGCACTTGGATCGTCGCCGCCTGCTTGTCTGCAACCTGCGTCGCAGACGATGAAAGGAAGCAGCGCAACTACATCGGCGGCGGGCTTTTCGGCACGCGCCGCCACCCTGCTGCGCGCCGCCGAGGCGGGACACGCTCTG GAGTGCCCATTGCTGTTTCCTTTCATCCTGAAAGAGGAGCTGTGGAAAACAACAAATCTGAAACCAAACAACGGAGGGTAGTTGTCACTGGCATGGGTGTCGTGACTCCGTTAGGCCATGAGCCTGATGAGTTTTACAACAACCTTCTACAGGGTCTCAGTGGAATAAGTGAGATAGAAGCATTTGACTGTTCCAGCTATCCCACG AGAATTGCTGGAGAAATCAAATCCTTTTCAACAGATGGTTGGGTTGCACCAAAGTTAGCTAAGCGAATGGATAAGTTCATGCAATATTTGATAGTTGCTGGTAAGAAAGCATTGGAAAATGGTGGAGTCACTGAAGATATCATGAACGAGTTGGACAAATCGAGATGTGGAGTTCTAATTGGATCTGGTATGGGTGGCATGAAG GTTTTTAGTGATGCAATTGAAGCATTGAGGGTCTCCTACAGGAAGATGAACCCATTTTGTGTACCTTTTGCAACTACAAACATGGGTTCTGCAATACTTGCGATGGATCTG GGCTGGATGGGCCCAAACTACTCTATCTCTACTGCTTGTGCCACTAGTAACTTCTGCATCCTGAGTGCAGCCAATCATATCATGAGGGGGGAAACT GATTTGATGCTGTGTGGTGGTTCTGATGCTCCAATTATACCAATTG GATTGGGAGGTTTTGTGGCATGTAGAGCTCTTTCACAGAGAAATAGTGATCCAACAAAAGCTTCTCGGCCTTGGGACATG GATCGTGATGGGTTTGTCATGGGAGAAGGGGCTGGTGTGCTTCTTTTGGAAGAACTTGAGCATGCAAAG CAAAGAGGTGCAGAAATATATGCAGAATTTCTGGGTGGAAGCTTTacgtgtgatgcatatcatatgaCGGAACCACATCCTGAAG GGAAGGGGGTTATTCTTTGTGTTGAAAATGCACTAGCTGATGCAGGAGTAACAAGGCAAGACATTAACTATGTAAATGCCCATGCTACATCTACACAGTTGGGTGATTTGAAGGAATTCCAAGCTCTTTGCCGCTGTTTTGGGCAGAATCCTCAG CTAAGAGTAAACTCAACAAAGTCGATGACTGGCCACTTGCTAGGTGCTGCAGGTGGAATAGAAGCTGTAGCTGTTATACAA GATGTCAACTTGCTGGTGGGATCACAAAAGGAGAGATGTGATGTGAAAGTCGCATTGTCGAATTCATTTGGATTCGGTGGGCACAATTCATCAATTTTATTTGCGCCCTTTTGA
- the LOC125551257 gene encoding 3-oxoacyl-[acyl-carrier-protein] synthase II, chloroplastic-like isoform X1, which produces MSAVAPPLRTWIVAACLSATCVADDERKQRNYIGGGLFGTRRHPAARRRGGTRSGVPIAVSFHPERGAVENNKSETKQRRVVVTGMGVVTPLGHEPDEFYNNLLQGLSGISEIEAFDCSSYPTRIAGEIKSFSTDGWVAPKLAKRMDKFMQYLIVAGKKALENGGVTEDIMNELDKSRCGVLIGSGMGGMKVFSDAIEALRVSYRKMNPFCVPFATTNMGSAILAMDLGWMGPNYSISTACATSNFCILSAANHIMRGETDLMLCGGSDAPIIPIGLGGFVACRALSQRNSDPTKASRPWDMDRDGFVMGEGAGVLLLEELEHAKQRGAEIYAEFLGGSFTCDAYHMTEPHPEGKGVILCVENALADAGVTRQDINYVNAHATSTQLGDLKEFQALCRCFGQNPQLRVNSTKSMTGHLLGAAGGIEAVAVIQAIRTGWIHPNINLDNPEKNVDVNLLVGSQKERCDVKVALSNSFGFGGHNSSILFAPF; this is translated from the exons ATGTCGGCAGTGGCGCCACCGCTGCGCACTTGGATCGTCGCCGCCTGCTTGTCTGCAACCTGCGTCGCAGACGATGAAAGGAAGCAGCGCAACTACATCGGCGGCGGGCTTTTCGGCACGCGCCGCCACCCTGCTGCGCGCCGCCGAGGCGGGACACGCTCTG GAGTGCCCATTGCTGTTTCCTTTCATCCTGAAAGAGGAGCTGTGGAAAACAACAAATCTGAAACCAAACAACGGAGGGTAGTTGTCACTGGCATGGGTGTCGTGACTCCGTTAGGCCATGAGCCTGATGAGTTTTACAACAACCTTCTACAGGGTCTCAGTGGAATAAGTGAGATAGAAGCATTTGACTGTTCCAGCTATCCCACG AGAATTGCTGGAGAAATCAAATCCTTTTCAACAGATGGTTGGGTTGCACCAAAGTTAGCTAAGCGAATGGATAAGTTCATGCAATATTTGATAGTTGCTGGTAAGAAAGCATTGGAAAATGGTGGAGTCACTGAAGATATCATGAACGAGTTGGACAAATCGAGATGTGGAGTTCTAATTGGATCTGGTATGGGTGGCATGAAG GTTTTTAGTGATGCAATTGAAGCATTGAGGGTCTCCTACAGGAAGATGAACCCATTTTGTGTACCTTTTGCAACTACAAACATGGGTTCTGCAATACTTGCGATGGATCTG GGCTGGATGGGCCCAAACTACTCTATCTCTACTGCTTGTGCCACTAGTAACTTCTGCATCCTGAGTGCAGCCAATCATATCATGAGGGGGGAAACT GATTTGATGCTGTGTGGTGGTTCTGATGCTCCAATTATACCAATTG GATTGGGAGGTTTTGTGGCATGTAGAGCTCTTTCACAGAGAAATAGTGATCCAACAAAAGCTTCTCGGCCTTGGGACATG GATCGTGATGGGTTTGTCATGGGAGAAGGGGCTGGTGTGCTTCTTTTGGAAGAACTTGAGCATGCAAAG CAAAGAGGTGCAGAAATATATGCAGAATTTCTGGGTGGAAGCTTTacgtgtgatgcatatcatatgaCGGAACCACATCCTGAAG GGAAGGGGGTTATTCTTTGTGTTGAAAATGCACTAGCTGATGCAGGAGTAACAAGGCAAGACATTAACTATGTAAATGCCCATGCTACATCTACACAGTTGGGTGATTTGAAGGAATTCCAAGCTCTTTGCCGCTGTTTTGGGCAGAATCCTCAG CTAAGAGTAAACTCAACAAAGTCGATGACTGGCCACTTGCTAGGTGCTGCAGGTGGAATAGAAGCTGTAGCTGTTATACAA GCTATAAGAACTGGTTGGATCCATCCGAATATCAATCTAGACAATCCGGAGAAAAATGTG GATGTCAACTTGCTGGTGGGATCACAAAAGGAGAGATGTGATGTGAAAGTCGCATTGTCGAATTCATTTGGATTCGGTGGGCACAATTCATCAATTTTATTTGCGCCCTTTTGA
- the LOC125551257 gene encoding 3-oxoacyl-[acyl-carrier-protein] synthase II, chloroplastic-like isoform X2 yields MSAVAPPLRTWIVAACLSATCVADDERKQRNYIGGGLFGTRRHPAARRRGGTRSGVPIAVSFHPERGAVENNKSETKQRRVVVTGMGVVTPLGHEPDEFYNNLLQGLSGISEIEAFDCSSYPTRIAGEIKSFSTDGWVAPKLAKRMDKFMQYLIVAGKKALENGGVTEDIMNELDKSRCGVLIGSGMGGMKVFSDAIEALRVSYRKMNPFCVPFATTNMGSAILAMDLGWMGPNYSISTACATSNFCILSAANHIMRGETDLMLCGGSDAPIIPIGLGGFVACRALSQRNSDPTKASRPWDMDRDGFVMGEGAGVLLLEELEHAKQRGAEIYAEFLGGSFTCDAYHMTEPHPEGKGVILCVENALADAGVTRQDINYVNAHATSTQLGDLKEFQALCRCFGQNPQLRVNSTKSMTGHLLGAAGGIEAVAVIQAIRTGWIHPNINLDNPEKNVDAIILLLVCSTPRRTLYCNLEQLP; encoded by the exons ATGTCGGCAGTGGCGCCACCGCTGCGCACTTGGATCGTCGCCGCCTGCTTGTCTGCAACCTGCGTCGCAGACGATGAAAGGAAGCAGCGCAACTACATCGGCGGCGGGCTTTTCGGCACGCGCCGCCACCCTGCTGCGCGCCGCCGAGGCGGGACACGCTCTG GAGTGCCCATTGCTGTTTCCTTTCATCCTGAAAGAGGAGCTGTGGAAAACAACAAATCTGAAACCAAACAACGGAGGGTAGTTGTCACTGGCATGGGTGTCGTGACTCCGTTAGGCCATGAGCCTGATGAGTTTTACAACAACCTTCTACAGGGTCTCAGTGGAATAAGTGAGATAGAAGCATTTGACTGTTCCAGCTATCCCACG AGAATTGCTGGAGAAATCAAATCCTTTTCAACAGATGGTTGGGTTGCACCAAAGTTAGCTAAGCGAATGGATAAGTTCATGCAATATTTGATAGTTGCTGGTAAGAAAGCATTGGAAAATGGTGGAGTCACTGAAGATATCATGAACGAGTTGGACAAATCGAGATGTGGAGTTCTAATTGGATCTGGTATGGGTGGCATGAAG GTTTTTAGTGATGCAATTGAAGCATTGAGGGTCTCCTACAGGAAGATGAACCCATTTTGTGTACCTTTTGCAACTACAAACATGGGTTCTGCAATACTTGCGATGGATCTG GGCTGGATGGGCCCAAACTACTCTATCTCTACTGCTTGTGCCACTAGTAACTTCTGCATCCTGAGTGCAGCCAATCATATCATGAGGGGGGAAACT GATTTGATGCTGTGTGGTGGTTCTGATGCTCCAATTATACCAATTG GATTGGGAGGTTTTGTGGCATGTAGAGCTCTTTCACAGAGAAATAGTGATCCAACAAAAGCTTCTCGGCCTTGGGACATG GATCGTGATGGGTTTGTCATGGGAGAAGGGGCTGGTGTGCTTCTTTTGGAAGAACTTGAGCATGCAAAG CAAAGAGGTGCAGAAATATATGCAGAATTTCTGGGTGGAAGCTTTacgtgtgatgcatatcatatgaCGGAACCACATCCTGAAG GGAAGGGGGTTATTCTTTGTGTTGAAAATGCACTAGCTGATGCAGGAGTAACAAGGCAAGACATTAACTATGTAAATGCCCATGCTACATCTACACAGTTGGGTGATTTGAAGGAATTCCAAGCTCTTTGCCGCTGTTTTGGGCAGAATCCTCAG CTAAGAGTAAACTCAACAAAGTCGATGACTGGCCACTTGCTAGGTGCTGCAGGTGGAATAGAAGCTGTAGCTGTTATACAA GCTATAAGAACTGGTTGGATCCATCCGAATATCAATCTAGACAATCCGGAGAAAAATGTG GATGCCATAATTTTGCTCCTAGTGTGTTCAACCCCTCGGAGAACTCTTTATTGCAACCTTGAACAATTGCCCTGA